The Rhodothermales bacterium genome has a segment encoding these proteins:
- a CDS encoding class II fumarate hydratase produces the protein MSDFRIERDSLGEVRVPADAAFGAQTQRAADNFPISGIRFPRRFIAALGIVKRSAAMANAELSLIEQDVRDAIVAVADRVIAGELDHEFVLDIFQTGSGTSSNMNANEVLANLASERMGGDRGSKLVHPNDHVNASQSSNDVIPTAMHVAARVAIAEDLLPALDRFATALEAKAAEFDDVVKSGRTHLMDATPVRLGQEFGGYAAQLRLGMRRVERASEELAELALGGTATGTGINCPPAFAKSAIAHISEFTGLTFREADNHFEAQAAKDAYVSASGALNTVAVSLMKIANDIRHLSSGPTSGLSEIRLPAIQPGSSIMPGKVNPVLSEALMMVCARVMGNHTTITVGGQHGNFELNVMMPVMAHAMLESVNVLQGACDAFRTGCLEGIQADRERCRELLELNPSIATALNRTIGYDQASTVAKTAAKTRQSVRAVVLEMGLMSEEELDHVLDVRDMTEPGVPGA, from the coding sequence ATGAGCGATTTTCGCATCGAACGCGACTCCCTCGGAGAAGTCCGGGTACCCGCCGACGCGGCCTTTGGCGCCCAGACCCAGCGCGCCGCCGACAACTTCCCCATCAGCGGGATTCGTTTCCCGCGGCGATTCATCGCGGCGCTGGGCATTGTCAAGCGCTCCGCGGCCATGGCCAACGCAGAGTTGTCATTGATCGAGCAGGATGTGCGCGATGCGATCGTTGCCGTCGCGGACCGCGTGATTGCCGGCGAGCTCGACCACGAATTCGTGCTGGACATCTTCCAGACCGGCAGCGGGACCTCGAGCAACATGAACGCCAACGAGGTGCTTGCAAACCTGGCCTCGGAGCGCATGGGGGGCGACCGCGGCTCGAAGCTGGTCCACCCCAACGATCATGTGAACGCCTCGCAATCCTCCAACGATGTCATTCCGACCGCGATGCATGTTGCCGCGCGGGTTGCCATCGCCGAGGATTTATTGCCGGCCCTGGACCGGTTTGCGACGGCCCTCGAGGCCAAGGCTGCCGAGTTTGACGATGTGGTCAAGAGTGGCCGCACCCACCTCATGGATGCCACCCCGGTCCGACTGGGCCAGGAGTTCGGTGGCTACGCGGCGCAGCTCCGGCTCGGCATGAGGCGGGTCGAGCGCGCCTCCGAAGAGCTGGCTGAACTCGCACTGGGCGGCACCGCTACGGGAACGGGTATCAACTGCCCGCCTGCGTTCGCCAAATCGGCCATCGCTCACATTTCCGAGTTCACAGGGCTCACCTTCCGGGAGGCCGACAACCATTTCGAGGCCCAGGCCGCCAAGGATGCCTACGTGAGCGCATCGGGAGCGCTGAATACGGTGGCCGTCTCGCTGATGAAGATCGCCAACGACATTCGGCACCTGTCGAGTGGTCCCACCAGCGGACTTTCCGAGATCCGCCTTCCGGCCATCCAGCCGGGGTCGTCGATCATGCCCGGCAAGGTGAATCCGGTGCTCAGCGAGGCGTTGATGATGGTCTGCGCACGTGTCATGGGCAATCACACCACGATCACCGTCGGCGGGCAGCATGGCAACTTCGAGCTGAACGTCATGATGCCCGTCATGGCACACGCCATGCTGGAGTCTGTCAACGTGCTCCAGGGCGCCTGCGATGCGTTCCGGACCGGTTGCCTGGAGGGCATTCAGGCAGACCGGGAGCGATGCCGCGAGCTGCTTGAACTTAATCCGTCCATTGCCACGGCGCTCAACCGCACGATTGGCTACGACCAGGCATCGACCGTGGCAAAGACGGCCGCCAAAACGCGACAGTCCGTGCGCGCAGTCGTACTGGAAATGGGGCTGATGTCCGAGGAGGAATTGGACCACGTGCTGGACGTGCGGGACATGACCGAACCGGGCGTACCGGGAGCCTGA
- a CDS encoding pantoate--beta-alanine ligase: MKLITDVSAMQAEANTARAAGKRLALVPTMGSLHAGHLELVRRAKEEADHVTVSIFVNPTQFAPGEDYDLYPRDLEGDMRLLEGIGAVQAIYAPPPLAMYENGTSGLTWVTVDRLTEYLCGPHREGHFRGVTTIVAKLFNACRPDVAVFGLKDAQQFFTLRRMVRDLDFGIELVGVETVREPDGLAMSSRNRYLGTEARKQAVALSRAVLGARDRIRAGERDSTRVLDAMQAEFDNLSLAALEYTEVVDGDLLQPVDALRPGMTVIAAVAAQVGGARLIDNSIVQVPE; the protein is encoded by the coding sequence ATGAAACTGATCACCGACGTGTCGGCCATGCAGGCCGAAGCCAATACCGCCCGCGCCGCCGGAAAACGGCTCGCCCTGGTGCCGACCATGGGGTCACTGCACGCGGGCCATCTGGAGTTGGTGCGTCGCGCGAAGGAAGAGGCCGACCACGTAACGGTCTCCATCTTCGTCAATCCGACCCAGTTCGCTCCCGGAGAGGACTACGACCTCTATCCCCGTGATCTGGAGGGGGACATGCGTCTGCTCGAGGGCATTGGGGCGGTCCAGGCGATCTATGCGCCGCCCCCCTTGGCCATGTACGAGAACGGCACGTCAGGGCTTACCTGGGTGACCGTCGACCGGCTGACGGAGTACCTCTGCGGACCCCACCGGGAAGGCCACTTTCGCGGCGTCACGACCATCGTCGCGAAGCTGTTCAATGCGTGTCGTCCCGACGTGGCCGTGTTCGGGCTGAAGGACGCGCAGCAGTTTTTCACGCTGCGACGTATGGTGCGCGATCTGGACTTCGGCATAGAGCTCGTTGGTGTCGAAACCGTGCGCGAGCCGGATGGGCTGGCCATGTCCAGCAGGAATCGTTACCTCGGCACCGAGGCCCGCAAGCAGGCCGTGGCCCTTTCCCGGGCTGTGCTGGGTGCCCGGGATCGGATCCGGGCTGGTGAGCGCGACTCCACCCGCGTCCTGGATGCCATGCAGGCCGAATTTGACAATCTCTCCCTGGCCGCCCTTGAGTATACCGAGGTGGTCGACGGAGACCTGCTTCAGCCTGTGGATGCGCTGCGTCCGGGAATGACGGTGATCGCGGCGGTTGCGGCGCAGGTGGGCGGTGCGCGACTCATCGACAATTCCATTGTGCAGGTACCCGAATGA
- a CDS encoding WG repeat-containing protein, which produces MRFFAALLLALFVTDAAGQSWRYPAPVDGGLALIDSTGKRVGDAVFESVPAFDGPVGAARRDGRWGLIDRSGAWVVEPRYGEASAHGNRVLARDAQGWHLLDASGRTLTSEPYAAISPPGDGVAAFQELSPGRGKEGKWGLLSADDGRVVLRPELDAAGVPAEGLVPAARYRKLIFLRLERRWGYVDQAGQWRIEPLFGFARTFSDGLGLATDGRAGVYLDASGDTVLVAEHALVASFSDGLARFGEPGSQGFMDVEGAVRIEARFEAASDFRNGRAAVRQDGRWGYIDTTGAWVVPPTFETAGTFQGGLTLVRFQGRHQYIDLQGNVIWQQN; this is translated from the coding sequence ATGAGGTTCTTTGCTGCGCTGCTGCTGGCGCTGTTTGTGACGGATGCGGCGGGCCAGTCATGGCGCTACCCTGCTCCGGTGGACGGAGGGCTGGCGCTCATCGACAGCACGGGAAAAAGGGTCGGGGATGCCGTATTCGAGAGCGTGCCTGCCTTCGACGGACCCGTCGGCGCGGCGCGCAGAGACGGACGGTGGGGACTGATTGACAGATCCGGCGCCTGGGTGGTCGAGCCCCGCTATGGGGAAGCCTCCGCGCACGGGAATCGTGTCCTCGCCCGGGACGCGCAGGGCTGGCACCTGCTGGACGCTTCGGGCAGGACGCTGACCTCCGAACCCTATGCGGCGATCTCACCCCCAGGCGATGGCGTAGCGGCCTTCCAGGAGCTGAGTCCGGGTCGCGGCAAGGAAGGAAAGTGGGGTCTTCTGTCCGCAGACGACGGTCGGGTGGTGCTCCGACCGGAGTTGGATGCCGCCGGGGTGCCCGCAGAGGGTCTTGTTCCGGCTGCGCGGTATCGCAAGCTTATTTTTCTGCGTCTGGAGCGCCGCTGGGGGTACGTGGACCAGGCGGGTCAGTGGCGGATTGAGCCTCTCTTCGGGTTCGCACGGACTTTTTCCGACGGACTGGGACTGGCGACGGACGGCCGGGCCGGCGTCTACCTTGACGCGTCCGGCGATACCGTGCTGGTGGCCGAGCATGCGCTGGTCGCCTCGTTCTCGGACGGACTGGCCCGCTTCGGCGAGCCCGGCAGCCAGGGGTTCATGGATGTGGAGGGTGCCGTGCGCATAGAGGCCCGCTTCGAGGCCGCTTCCGACTTCCGGAACGGCCGGGCTGCTGTCAGACAGGACGGGCGATGGGGCTACATCGACACCACCGGAGCCTGGGTAGTGCCCCCGACCTTTGAAACGGCCGGCACGTTCCAGGGGGGGCTGACGCTGGTCCGATTCCAGGGCAGGCACCAGTACATCGACCTGCAAGGCAACGTCATCTGGCAGCAGAACTAG